The following proteins are encoded in a genomic region of Synechococcus sp. CBW1002:
- a CDS encoding IS5 family transposase yields the protein MRGQQERSGSLFSYVSIEERIPTSHPLRRIRKLADQALDRLNPTFCRLYASEGRPSVPPEQLLLASLLQAFYGIRSERLLLEQVHYNLLFRWFVGLSPDDAIWHPTTFTKNRDRLLTDDVMGLFLEKLMGAPEVKPLLSDEHFSVDGTLLQAWASHASLERIDGQEDPPPPPTGPGEGFGAPKEGKKRAKGDFRGIKLSNETHRSSTDPEARLARKSNAHPAQLSYRGHVLMDNRHDLIVDCRVTQATGTGERDAAKEMAADLTGAHQKTVGADKNYDTKGFVAEMRRIGVTPHVAQNTARSGGSAIDGRTTRHVGYSKSINARRGIEKVFGWIKAFGGLRQFKLRGTEKVGAVFGLHVIAYNLIRLGNLLKPAMEAA from the coding sequence ATGCGAGGTCAGCAGGAGCGCAGCGGCTCCTTGTTCTCCTACGTCTCGATCGAGGAGCGGATCCCGACCAGCCATCCACTCAGGCGGATTCGCAAGCTGGCGGATCAGGCCCTCGATCGACTCAATCCCACCTTCTGCAGGTTGTATGCCTCAGAAGGGAGACCATCGGTGCCGCCAGAGCAGCTGCTGCTGGCCTCGTTGTTGCAGGCGTTCTACGGCATCCGCTCCGAGAGGCTGCTGCTGGAGCAGGTCCACTACAACCTGCTGTTCCGCTGGTTTGTGGGCTTGAGCCCTGACGATGCGATCTGGCATCCGACCACATTCACCAAGAATCGTGATCGGCTCCTCACTGACGACGTCATGGGGCTGTTCCTGGAGAAGCTGATGGGAGCACCCGAGGTCAAACCGCTGCTCAGTGACGAGCACTTTTCGGTGGACGGCACGTTGCTCCAGGCCTGGGCGTCACACGCTTCCTTGGAGCGGATCGATGGCCAGGAGGATCCTCCGCCTCCGCCCACAGGTCCTGGCGAAGGATTCGGTGCTCCCAAAGAGGGAAAGAAGCGCGCCAAAGGGGACTTTCGCGGCATCAAGCTCAGCAACGAGACCCACCGCTCCAGCACCGATCCTGAGGCACGGCTGGCCCGGAAATCGAATGCCCATCCAGCGCAGCTGAGCTATCGGGGCCATGTCCTCATGGACAACCGCCACGACCTGATCGTCGATTGCCGCGTCACCCAGGCCACGGGCACCGGTGAGCGGGATGCCGCCAAAGAGATGGCAGCAGACCTCACCGGTGCCCACCAGAAGACCGTCGGCGCCGACAAGAACTACGACACCAAAGGGTTTGTCGCTGAGATGCGGCGGATCGGTGTCACGCCCCACGTGGCCCAGAACACGGCCCGCAGCGGTGGCTCAGCCATTGATGGCCGCACCACCCGTCACGTGGGCTACTCCAAATCGATCAACGCCCGCCGGGGGATCGAAAAGGTGTTTGGTTGGATCAAGGCGTTCGGAGGGCTGCGCCAGTTCAAACTGCGCGGTACCGAGAAGGTCGGCGCCGTGTTTGGCCTGCATGTGATCGCCTACAACCTGATCCGCCTGGGCAACCTGCTCAAGCCCGCGATGGAGGCGGCATGA
- a CDS encoding YcgJ family protein, protein MTAQPIRLTAMHRTSSVYPLLIAALVAPLIALEPAHADTKTLDLSRNGFVCDRSQKICYDSRGPSTEATRNEFGSKAERDLVNRLSGKPRQEEIRFSTGAECDLRQQICWEDGRKRKNVSQQLNKQLFGNSSGGSTQSWRNPADDTATCQLSDRNRRIFSGRCDLQRRATSSGTSYVVDLRDGRRYTFYNRMGRLVMSDATGTYPVTYSTRGRSTVFRWANMELETYRNDSGSNSSGRYPDNRYQDNRYPNNSYPDNRYPSNQYPGYGNPSSGGSGLQNLIENLFR, encoded by the coding sequence ATGACTGCACAGCCCATCCGCCTCACCGCCATGCATCGCACCTCCAGTGTCTATCCGCTTCTGATTGCAGCCCTGGTCGCTCCGCTGATCGCCCTGGAGCCGGCCCATGCTGACACCAAGACGCTCGATCTCTCTCGCAACGGCTTTGTCTGTGATCGGAGCCAGAAAATCTGCTACGACAGCAGAGGACCCTCCACCGAGGCCACCCGCAACGAATTCGGCAGCAAAGCGGAGCGTGATCTTGTGAATCGGCTCTCCGGTAAGCCGCGCCAGGAGGAGATCCGATTCAGCACCGGAGCGGAGTGCGACCTGCGGCAGCAGATCTGCTGGGAAGATGGTCGCAAGCGAAAGAATGTGAGCCAGCAGCTCAACAAGCAGCTGTTCGGCAACAGCAGTGGTGGATCCACCCAAAGCTGGCGCAATCCGGCTGACGATACCGCCACTTGCCAACTGAGTGATCGGAACCGGCGCATCTTCAGCGGTCGATGCGATCTGCAACGGCGTGCCACCAGCAGTGGCACCTCCTATGTGGTGGATCTGCGAGACGGTCGCCGCTACACCTTCTACAACCGCATGGGCCGGCTGGTGATGAGTGATGCGACCGGAACCTATCCCGTGACCTACAGCACCCGCGGGCGTTCAACCGTCTTCCGCTGGGCCAATATGGAATTGGAGACCTACCGCAATGACAGTGGCAGCAATTCCAGTGGCCGCTATCCCGACAACCGCTATCAGGACAACCGTTACCCGAACAACAGTTATCCCGATAATCGCTACCCCAGCAACCAGTATCCTGGTTACGGCAATCCTTCCAGCGGTGGGTCGGGCTTGCAGAACCTGATCGAGAACCTGTTTCGCTAA
- the psbC gene encoding photosystem II reaction center protein CP43, with protein MVTLSNPNLSSVGGKDLDSTGYAWWAGNARLINLSGRLLGAHVAHAGLMVFWAGAMMLFEVSHFTFDKPMYEQGLILFPHVATLGYGVGPGGEVTDLYPFFVVGVLHLISSAVLGLGGLYHALRGPEILENYSAFFSQDWRDKNQMTNIIGYHLILLGVGALLLVFKAMFFGGVYDTWAPGGGDVRIITNPTLSPGVIFGYLTRAPFGGEGWIIGVNSMEDIIGGHIWIGLICIFGGIWHVITKPFGWVRRAFIWNGEAYLSYSLGALSFMSFIASAYIWFNNTAYPSEFYGPTNAESSQAQSFTFLVRDQRLGANIGSAMGPTGLGKYLMRSPTGEIIFGGETMRFWDFRGPWLEPLRGPNGLSLDKLQNDIQPWQVRRAAEYMTHAPNASLNSVGGIITEPNSVNFVNIRQWLASTQFVLAFFFLVGHLWHAGRARAAAAGFEKGIDRQAEPTLSMPDLD; from the coding sequence GTGGTAACGCTCTCTAATCCCAACCTCAGTTCGGTCGGGGGCAAGGACCTCGATTCGACTGGTTACGCCTGGTGGGCGGGCAATGCCCGCCTGATCAACCTCTCCGGTCGCCTGCTCGGCGCCCATGTGGCCCACGCTGGCCTGATGGTGTTCTGGGCCGGCGCCATGATGCTCTTCGAGGTGAGTCACTTCACCTTCGACAAGCCCATGTACGAGCAGGGTCTGATCCTGTTCCCCCACGTCGCCACCCTTGGTTACGGCGTTGGTCCCGGCGGTGAAGTCACCGATCTCTACCCCTTCTTTGTGGTGGGGGTGCTGCACCTGATCAGCTCCGCCGTTCTTGGCCTGGGCGGCCTGTATCACGCCCTGCGTGGTCCGGAAATTCTGGAGAACTATTCCGCCTTCTTCTCCCAGGATTGGCGTGATAAGAACCAGATGACCAACATCATCGGCTACCACCTCATCCTTCTCGGTGTGGGCGCCCTGCTGCTGGTGTTCAAGGCCATGTTCTTCGGCGGTGTCTATGACACCTGGGCCCCCGGCGGTGGCGATGTACGCATCATCACCAACCCCACCCTCAGCCCTGGTGTGATCTTCGGTTATCTCACCCGAGCCCCCTTCGGCGGCGAGGGCTGGATCATCGGGGTCAACTCGATGGAAGACATCATCGGTGGCCACATCTGGATCGGTCTGATCTGCATCTTCGGTGGTATCTGGCACGTCATCACCAAGCCCTTCGGCTGGGTGCGTCGCGCCTTCATCTGGAATGGTGAGGCCTATCTCAGCTACAGCCTTGGCGCCCTGAGCTTCATGAGCTTCATCGCCTCGGCCTACATCTGGTTCAACAACACCGCCTATCCCTCCGAGTTCTACGGCCCCACCAACGCCGAGTCCTCCCAGGCCCAGAGCTTCACCTTCCTGGTTCGTGACCAGCGCCTCGGCGCCAACATCGGTTCGGCCATGGGCCCCACCGGTCTGGGTAAGTACCTGATGCGCTCCCCCACCGGCGAGATCATCTTCGGTGGTGAAACCATGCGCTTCTGGGACTTCCGCGGCCCCTGGCTGGAGCCCCTGCGTGGCCCGAACGGTCTGAGCCTCGACAAGCTGCAGAACGACATTCAGCCCTGGCAAGTGCGCCGCGCGGCTGAATACATGACCCACGCGCCGAACGCCTCCCTCAACTCCGTGGGCGGCATCATCACCGAGCCCAACTCGGTGAACTTCGTGAATATCCGCCAGTGGCTGGCCTCCACCCAATTCGTGCTGGCCTTCTTCTTCCTGGTGGGTCACCTCTGGCACGCCGGTCGCGCCCGCGCCGCTGCCGCCGGTTTCGAGAAGGGCATCGACCGTCAGGCCGAGCCCACCCTGTCGATGCCGGATCTCGACTGA
- the psbD gene encoding photosystem II D2 protein (photosystem q(a) protein) has product MTIAVGRAPQRGWFDVLDDWLKRDRFVFVGWSGLLLFPTAYLALGGWLTGTTFATSWYTHGIASSYLEGCNFLTAAVSTPADAMGHSLLLLWGPEAQGDFVRWIQLGGLWPFVALHGAFALIGFMLRQFEIARLVGIRPYNAIAFSGPIAVFVSVFLMYPLGQSSWFFAPSFGVAAIFRFLLFLQGFHNWTLNPFHMMGVAGILGGALLCAIHGATVENTLFEDSEQANTFKAFEPTQEEETYSMVTANRFWSQIFGIAFSNKRWLHFFMLFVPVMGLWTSSIGIIGLALNLRAYDFVSQEIRAAEDPEFETFYTKNILLNEGLRAWMAPADQPHENFVFPEEVLPRGNAL; this is encoded by the coding sequence ATGACGATTGCTGTTGGACGCGCGCCGCAGCGGGGATGGTTCGACGTCCTCGATGACTGGCTCAAGCGCGACCGCTTCGTATTCGTGGGGTGGTCCGGTCTGCTGCTGTTCCCCACCGCCTACCTGGCGCTGGGCGGCTGGCTCACCGGCACCACCTTCGCCACCTCCTGGTACACCCACGGCATCGCCAGCTCCTACCTGGAGGGCTGCAACTTCCTCACCGCCGCCGTCAGCACGCCCGCTGACGCCATGGGTCACAGCCTGCTGCTGCTCTGGGGCCCCGAGGCCCAAGGCGACTTCGTGCGCTGGATTCAGCTCGGTGGCCTCTGGCCGTTCGTGGCCCTGCACGGCGCCTTTGCCCTGATCGGCTTCATGCTGCGTCAGTTCGAGATCGCCCGTCTGGTGGGCATCCGTCCTTACAACGCCATCGCCTTCTCCGGTCCGATCGCGGTGTTCGTCAGTGTCTTCCTGATGTACCCGCTGGGCCAGAGCAGCTGGTTCTTCGCGCCCTCCTTCGGGGTGGCGGCGATCTTCCGCTTCCTGCTGTTCCTGCAGGGCTTCCACAACTGGACCCTGAATCCCTTCCACATGATGGGAGTGGCCGGCATCCTCGGCGGTGCTCTGCTCTGTGCCATCCACGGCGCCACGGTGGAGAACACCCTGTTTGAGGATTCCGAGCAGGCGAACACCTTCAAGGCGTTCGAGCCCACCCAGGAAGAGGAGACCTACTCGATGGTCACCGCCAACCGCTTCTGGAGCCAGATCTTCGGGATCGCCTTCTCCAACAAGCGCTGGCTGCACTTCTTCATGCTGTTCGTGCCGGTGATGGGTCTGTGGACCAGCAGCATCGGCATCATCGGCCTGGCCCTCAACCTGCGTGCCTACGACTTCGTGTCGCAGGAGATCCGCGCCGCTGAGGACCCCGAATTCGAGACCTTCTACACGAAGAACATCCTTCTGAATGAAGGTCTGCGGGCCTGGATGGCCCCGGCCGACCAGCCGCACGAAAACTTCGTCTTCCCTGAAGAGGTTCTGCCCCGTGGTAACGCTCTCTAA
- a CDS encoding photosystem I assembly protein Ycf4, which produces MSNPVTSPTDLLEQPVLGSRRLSNLFVAAVVTTGGVGFLLTSASSRWGIDLLPIGHPAELEWVPQGLVMGLYGIAAVLLATYLWSVIGIDVGAGVNRFDRRAGTATIERRGFRQMIRVEIPLREIQAVKIDVRDGLNPRRRLALKVQGRRDLPLTRVGEPIPLADLELSGAQLARFLGVALEGQ; this is translated from the coding sequence ATGTCCAACCCCGTCACCAGCCCCACCGATCTGCTGGAGCAACCGGTGCTGGGCTCAAGGCGTTTGTCCAATCTTTTTGTGGCGGCTGTGGTGACCACCGGCGGTGTTGGTTTCCTGCTCACCAGTGCCTCCAGCCGTTGGGGGATCGACCTGCTGCCGATCGGCCACCCGGCGGAGCTCGAGTGGGTGCCCCAGGGTCTGGTGATGGGTCTGTATGGCATCGCCGCCGTGTTGCTCGCCACCTACCTCTGGTCGGTGATCGGCATCGACGTGGGCGCTGGCGTCAACCGCTTCGACCGCCGTGCCGGCACCGCCACGATCGAGCGCCGCGGTTTCCGCCAGATGATCCGCGTCGAGATCCCTCTTCGGGAGATCCAGGCGGTGAAGATCGATGTGCGCGATGGTCTCAACCCCCGCCGCCGCCTGGCCCTGAAGGTGCAGGGCCGACGCGATCTGCCGCTCACCCGCGTGGGTGAACCCATCCCCCTGGCCGACCTGGAATTGTCGGGTGCCCAGCTGGCCCGCTTCCTCGGGGTAGCCCTCGAAGGGCAGTGA
- a CDS encoding peptidylprolyl isomerase encodes MPDFSPPCSDPSADPSVLLSRDRFAAESGHPVVTRGPQGSTRDRLRGVLGRSLCAGLLVLLPWVLSACGAEPRAQTLGCGVSGAACLSGTALVRLQTAKGEVEISLDGAAAPLTAGNFVDLVKRGTYNNTVFHRVVREPVPFVVQGGDPLSANPKVPASQYGTGSFIEPSSGEARLIPLELTVKGESEPRYGEPITNPSLTRQLALVHQRGAVAMARSNDPNSASAQFYVALEALPELDGRYAVFGRVTKGMEVVDKIQQGDRLVKATLVEGGTLVTDKP; translated from the coding sequence ATGCCGGATTTCTCCCCCCCCTGCTCGGATCCGTCCGCTGATCCGTCCGTTCTTCTCTCCCGTGATCGGTTCGCTGCCGAATCGGGGCACCCCGTCGTGACCCGTGGCCCGCAGGGCAGCACGCGGGATCGCCTCAGGGGCGTTCTGGGTCGCTCCCTCTGCGCCGGTCTGCTGGTGCTGCTGCCCTGGGTCCTGTCGGCCTGTGGCGCTGAGCCCCGCGCCCAGACCCTGGGCTGCGGCGTTTCGGGTGCGGCTTGCCTGAGTGGGACTGCCCTGGTGAGGCTGCAAACCGCCAAGGGAGAGGTGGAGATCAGCCTCGATGGCGCTGCCGCTCCCCTCACCGCCGGCAACTTCGTGGACCTGGTGAAGCGGGGCACCTACAACAACACCGTCTTCCACCGGGTGGTGCGGGAGCCCGTGCCCTTCGTGGTGCAAGGGGGCGATCCGCTCAGCGCCAATCCGAAAGTGCCGGCCAGCCAGTACGGCACCGGTAGTTTCATCGAGCCCAGCAGCGGCGAGGCAAGGCTGATCCCCCTGGAGCTGACGGTCAAGGGCGAATCCGAACCCCGCTACGGCGAGCCGATCACCAACCCCAGCCTGACGCGCCAGCTGGCCCTGGTGCACCAGCGAGGAGCCGTGGCCATGGCCCGCTCCAACGACCCCAATTCCGCCAGCGCCCAGTTCTATGTGGCCCTGGAGGCCCTGCCGGAACTGGATGGCCGCTACGCGGTGTTCGGTCGGGTGACGAAGGGGATGGAGGTGGTGGACAAGATCCAGCAGGGCGACCGGCTGGTCAAAGCCACGCTCGTGGAGGGCGGCACCCTGGTGACGGACAAACCCTGA
- the ilvN gene encoding acetolactate synthase small subunit, whose protein sequence is MKHTLSVLVEDESGALSRISGLFARRGFNIESLAVGPAEKSGVSRLTMVVEGDSRTVEQMTKQLNKLVNVLAVTDLSTIPSVERELMLLKVAAPPEQRAAILDLVQVFRANVIDVGETALTLEVVGDPGKLVAIEQILETYGILEIARTGKVALERASGVNTAYLKVTASAKRVPA, encoded by the coding sequence ATGAAACACACCCTGTCGGTGTTGGTGGAAGACGAGTCCGGTGCGCTCAGCCGGATCTCCGGCCTGTTCGCCCGCCGGGGCTTCAACATCGAGAGCCTGGCGGTTGGACCCGCCGAAAAAAGTGGCGTCTCGCGTCTCACCATGGTGGTGGAGGGCGACAGCCGCACGGTGGAACAGATGACCAAGCAGCTCAACAAGCTGGTCAACGTGCTGGCCGTGACTGACCTCTCCACCATCCCATCGGTGGAGCGGGAACTGATGCTGCTCAAGGTGGCGGCCCCACCGGAGCAGCGCGCCGCCATCCTCGATCTGGTGCAGGTGTTCCGAGCCAACGTGATCGACGTGGGCGAAACCGCCCTCACCCTGGAAGTGGTGGGAGACCCGGGCAAGCTCGTGGCGATCGAGCAGATCCTCGAGACCTACGGCATTCTCGAAATCGCCCGCACCGGCAAGGTGGCCCTGGAGCGGGCCTCCGGCGTGAACACCGCCTACCTGAAAGTGACGGCCTCAGCCAAACGGGTGCCGGCCTGA
- a CDS encoding alpha/beta fold hydrolase: protein MGRSRPSTTTGPSTDWGEAAVWRWQGLVVHWRWLGDRRHPPLLLVHGFAAGSGHWRHNAPALADAGWCVYALDLVGFGASSQPAAAPGRTLDNRLWARQLQAFLEQVVQAPAVLIGHSLGGLVALSCAVYFPTWVRGVVAAPLPDPALLAASAAIRRETPCWRRLKRWTVRLLCRLLPLELIVPLLAHSPLLGLGIQSAYLLPVLDDLALHRLIALPARRPGAARALRAMSVGMALRPHGATAPALLQRLRQPLLLLWGRDDRLVPARVAEQCRAVRPELPLVLLEQAGHCPHDEQPEAFHQAVLPWLAALR, encoded by the coding sequence ATGGGAAGGTCGCGGCCATCGACGACGACGGGCCCGTCGACCGACTGGGGCGAAGCCGCCGTGTGGCGCTGGCAGGGGCTGGTGGTGCACTGGCGCTGGCTCGGCGATCGGCGGCATCCGCCCCTGCTGCTGGTGCATGGCTTCGCAGCCGGCAGCGGCCACTGGCGGCATAACGCCCCTGCGCTGGCAGACGCGGGCTGGTGCGTCTACGCCCTCGACCTTGTGGGCTTCGGTGCGTCCAGTCAGCCCGCAGCCGCCCCTGGACGGACCCTGGACAATCGCCTCTGGGCCCGACAGCTGCAGGCCTTCCTGGAGCAGGTGGTGCAGGCCCCGGCGGTTCTGATCGGCCACTCTCTCGGTGGTCTGGTGGCCCTCAGCTGCGCGGTGTACTTCCCCACCTGGGTGCGGGGCGTGGTGGCAGCGCCCCTGCCTGATCCGGCCCTGCTGGCCGCGTCGGCAGCCATCCGACGGGAGACACCCTGCTGGCGCCGCCTGAAGCGCTGGACGGTACGCCTGCTCTGCCGTCTGCTGCCTCTGGAGCTGATCGTGCCCCTGCTGGCCCACTCCCCCCTGCTGGGGCTGGGGATCCAGAGCGCCTACCTGCTGCCGGTGCTCGACGACCTTGCCCTGCATCGGCTGATCGCGCTGCCGGCCCGCCGCCCCGGTGCCGCCCGGGCCCTGCGGGCGATGAGCGTGGGCATGGCCCTGCGGCCCCACGGCGCCACCGCTCCGGCCCTGCTGCAGCGCCTGCGGCAACCCCTGCTGCTGCTCTGGGGCCGCGACGATCGCCTCGTGCCGGCCCGGGTGGCGGAGCAGTGCCGGGCGGTCCGGCCCGAGCTGCCGCTGGTGCTGCTCGAGCAGGCGGGCCACTGCCCCCACGACGAACAGCCCGAGGCTTTTCATCAGGCGGTGCTCCCCTGGCTGGCTGCCCTGAGGTGA
- a CDS encoding HAMP domain-containing protein, with amino-acid sequence MTGRNAMAVPPRSTSPAFPFGVPMTQSHPGVSWQAWRQPRRRVRFNVGLSILFLPVVMFTGITVAVVSYQHARRLVTDLNHARMAGLARAMDWQLQVKLSIPVAKRQIAALMDLEDPQPFPRQLQRLKVLRQALEATPAISSYYLGYGNGERLQLRRIRSEVDRTDFRLPAEAAFLAQIGSRESNGRIRTQQVVLDGAFRQLEIRPDPLSASFDPRQRPWYRAALDSSGPVATPVYRFATTGRLGISLAERVPGSATVVGADLPIDQASDALLELGRSLGHLKQVKLALVGPQGNVVALNEAGYGAFRAGTPSTLEGMNRLADATTPVFARIGEQFPALRQSLGYGDQLLTTTLRVDGEGWEVALARAVQVDQTQTYLAIAIPTEQLFAGARRLQQTAVLTAFLVLLVASPLVWLIARLVTRQLRRLALEAQAVQNFEFDAPRTVESVVTEIEELATSFEAMKGTIRRFLGVSAAIAAEPDFERLLVRVLDESIANSRAQGGALFLNLDDDKQLDPELLRNAAGETLPNTLPRFPLADIRRLLVGKASGRRATTGRISAEGSAMERRLAGAMAVDNVPYVSLPLQSRSGDLLGMLLLWFRVPPSDQRVAFMEAFSSTVATTLETRQLIRAQKALFQAFIELIAGSIDAKSPYTGGHCKRVPELTKMLAQAACEETEGPFAAFSLSEDRWEAVHVASWLHDCGKVVTPEYVVDKATKLETLYDRIHEVRMRFEVLKRDAWIRYYQGLLEGGRADELAVERDSDLQHLDQDFAFVAA; translated from the coding sequence TTGACGGGACGCAACGCCATGGCTGTTCCACCGCGGAGCACCAGTCCTGCCTTTCCGTTCGGGGTGCCGATGACCCAGTCTCATCCAGGCGTTTCCTGGCAGGCCTGGCGCCAGCCGCGTCGCAGGGTGCGGTTCAACGTGGGTCTGTCGATCCTCTTCCTGCCGGTGGTGATGTTCACCGGCATCACGGTGGCCGTGGTGTCGTACCAGCACGCCCGCCGATTGGTCACGGATCTGAACCATGCGCGGATGGCCGGCCTGGCCCGTGCCATGGACTGGCAGCTGCAGGTGAAGCTGAGCATCCCCGTGGCCAAGCGCCAGATTGCGGCGCTGATGGATCTGGAGGATCCGCAGCCCTTCCCGAGGCAGCTGCAGCGGCTCAAGGTGCTGCGCCAGGCCCTGGAGGCCACCCCGGCAATCTCGTCGTATTACCTGGGCTACGGCAATGGGGAGCGGCTGCAGTTGCGGCGCATCCGCTCCGAGGTCGACCGCACCGACTTCCGGCTCCCTGCCGAGGCTGCTTTTCTGGCCCAGATCGGCAGTCGCGAGTCGAACGGCCGGATCCGCACCCAGCAGGTGGTGCTGGATGGTGCCTTCCGCCAGCTGGAGATCCGCCCCGATCCGCTCTCCGCCAGCTTCGATCCCCGGCAGCGGCCCTGGTACCGCGCCGCCCTCGACAGCTCCGGCCCAGTGGCCACCCCGGTGTATCGGTTTGCTACTACCGGCCGACTGGGCATCAGCCTGGCGGAACGGGTGCCAGGCAGCGCCACGGTGGTGGGGGCGGATCTGCCGATCGACCAGGCCAGCGATGCGCTGCTGGAGCTGGGCCGATCCCTGGGGCATCTCAAGCAGGTGAAGCTGGCCCTGGTGGGCCCCCAGGGCAATGTGGTGGCCCTCAACGAGGCGGGCTACGGAGCGTTCCGGGCGGGAACGCCCAGCACCCTTGAGGGCATGAACCGCCTGGCGGATGCCACAACCCCGGTGTTCGCTCGGATCGGTGAGCAGTTCCCTGCCCTGCGTCAGTCCCTCGGCTACGGCGATCAGCTCCTCACCACCACCCTGCGCGTCGATGGCGAAGGGTGGGAGGTGGCCCTGGCCCGGGCTGTGCAGGTGGATCAGACCCAGACCTACCTGGCCATCGCCATCCCCACAGAGCAGTTGTTCGCCGGCGCGCGGCGCCTGCAGCAGACCGCCGTGCTCACAGCCTTCCTGGTGTTGCTGGTGGCCTCTCCGCTGGTGTGGCTGATTGCCCGGCTGGTGACCCGACAGCTGCGACGCCTGGCGCTGGAGGCCCAGGCAGTGCAGAACTTCGAGTTCGATGCGCCCCGCACGGTGGAGTCGGTGGTGACTGAAATCGAAGAGCTCGCCACCAGCTTCGAGGCGATGAAGGGCACGATCCGCCGCTTCCTGGGGGTGAGTGCCGCCATTGCGGCGGAACCGGATTTCGAGCGGCTTCTGGTCCGGGTGCTCGACGAATCGATCGCCAACAGCCGCGCCCAGGGCGGCGCCCTGTTCCTCAACCTCGATGACGACAAGCAGCTCGATCCGGAGCTGCTGCGCAATGCGGCCGGCGAGACCCTGCCCAATACGCTGCCGCGTTTTCCCCTGGCCGACATCCGGCGGCTTTTGGTGGGCAAGGCCAGTGGCCGCCGGGCCACCACCGGCCGGATTTCTGCCGAAGGCTCCGCGATGGAGCGCAGGTTGGCGGGGGCGATGGCTGTGGACAACGTGCCCTACGTGAGCCTGCCGCTGCAGAGCCGTTCGGGCGACCTGCTCGGCATGCTGCTGCTGTGGTTCAGGGTTCCCCCCTCGGACCAGCGGGTGGCCTTCATGGAGGCCTTCTCCAGCACCGTGGCCACCACCCTGGAGACCCGCCAGCTGATCCGGGCCCAGAAGGCTCTGTTCCAGGCCTTCATCGAGTTGATCGCCGGCTCGATCGATGCCAAGAGTCCCTACACCGGCGGCCACTGCAAGCGGGTGCCGGAACTCACCAAGATGCTCGCCCAGGCCGCCTGCGAGGAGACCGAGGGTCCCTTCGCTGCGTTCTCCCTCTCGGAGGATCGCTGGGAGGCGGTGCACGTGGCCTCCTGGCTGCATGACTGCGGCAAGGTGGTCACCCCCGAATACGTGGTCGACAAGGCCACCAAGCTCGAGACCCTTTACGACCGCATCCATGAGGTGCGGATGCGCTTCGAGGTGCTCAAGCGCGATGCCTGGATCCGCTACTACCAGGGCCTGCTGGAGGGCGGCAGGGCCGACGAGCTGGCCGTCGAGCGCGATAGCGACCTCCAGCACCTCGATCAGGATTTCGCCTTCGTGGCGGCGTGA
- a CDS encoding HD-GYP domain-containing protein, with amino-acid sequence MRTLDDRLGISDEELRRKQLLAAPTLPVEEPLLADRPDHRIERLPSDRLDPDNPWGFKLQPPELLYDRGELKNLSISRGTLTEEDRYKINEHIIHTIRMLSALPFPRHMKDVPELAGGHHETLIGTGYPKGLKKEEMSDVARMMAIADIFEALTAADRPYKPMKTLSQALKIMTFMRKDQHIDPELFALFIRSGVYKRYAEQFLRPEQIDAVDEEALLAG; translated from the coding sequence TTGCGCACCCTGGATGACCGGCTCGGCATCTCCGACGAGGAACTGCGGCGTAAGCAGCTGCTGGCCGCCCCCACTCTGCCGGTGGAGGAGCCGCTGCTGGCCGACCGGCCCGATCACCGCATCGAACGGCTGCCGAGCGATCGGTTGGATCCGGACAACCCCTGGGGATTCAAGCTGCAGCCGCCGGAGCTGCTTTACGACCGGGGCGAACTGAAGAATCTTTCGATTTCGCGCGGCACCCTCACCGAAGAGGATCGCTACAAGATCAACGAGCACATCATCCACACCATCCGCATGCTTTCGGCCCTGCCGTTCCCGCGGCACATGAAGGATGTGCCCGAGCTGGCGGGCGGCCACCACGAAACCCTGATCGGCACCGGCTATCCCAAGGGCCTGAAGAAGGAGGAGATGAGTGATGTGGCACGGATGATGGCCATCGCCGACATCTTCGAGGCACTCACGGCGGCCGATCGGCCCTACAAACCGATGAAGACGCTGTCGCAGGCGCTGAAGATCATGACCTTCATGCGCAAGGATCAGCACATCGATCCTGAGCTCTTCGCCCTGTTCATCCGCTCCGGGGTCTACAAGCGCTACGCCGAGCAGTTTCTCAGGCCCGAACAGATCGATGCCGTCGACGAGGAAGCCCTGTTGGCCGGTTGA